In Festucalex cinctus isolate MCC-2025b chromosome 1, RoL_Fcin_1.0, whole genome shotgun sequence, the sequence ATTATTATGCACTGTCCCTTTTTAAatctaataaataataaacacacatacaaaacTGTAAATAACTTATTAAATGGATATTTTTCCATCTTATGATCGGCTCTGTGATCAGTTTATCCTGATGGTGTAAAGTTTACTTCTTGGGAAGAGCTCATTTGAAATGTCAACAGACAAATGTGTCAAGAGGGGATGCACTTTATCTTGTAGGTTTAGGGCTCCCCACATGTGACAATGTGACTGTTTGTCAATCGCATCACATGCAATATGTGAGTGAAAGACAGGAGCAAAACAGCAACAGCTGCTGTAGCCTACAAAAACCTACCTTAACGCAAACTCTTGAGACATTGTGGCTCACAAACACACAGGAGGGGCTTCCCCCTCCACTGTCATTCGTGGCCCCAAATCAACTCACCTTATCTCAGAACCACATGCGGACAGACATTTTCTTTCATAAATACACACTTGTATCCAGCGTTCCCTTCGTGTATCGTGGGTTCATCTTTGGAAAagaattcataataaactaaaaatcataccaaaacaaaaacaaaaaacaaacaaacaaaatatgtaGTGTGCACTCTGTGCtctataagtaaattaaaaaaaatagtaattttaatggaaaaaaatgaacatgaaatgaaaaaagaacatttatgatgaatgaaaacgcatttataataaagtaaaaatcctacgaaaaataaaaaaaactaacaaaaaaaaatatttatatagttaacgggacttttttttttctttttaacacagatttccattatcgcgggtaacctgcaataaacgagggaacactgtatagtcGGAAGCAACCGTTTTCACAACTTGTGCAAACATTTAAGACTGCTTCATCGTAGACGACAGCCTGAATTTCAGATTGGGACCATGTCAGACTCGTTGGGAACAAAACGCTTGCGATGAGCGGACCTCCCACCTGAGATTTGCCTACCGTGCAGTGCGATGGCCTCCCTGAACGGCTGCAGGTCGGCTTCTACAGACGAGCCGGTCTCAGCCGGCGAGTTGGCCCGGCTGGGGGCCACCATGGCCAGCCTTGTGGTGGCCCTGCTACTCCTGTGCGGGGGTGCTTTGCCACACAGGAAGCTGATGAGATCCTCCCTGCGGATGGTTCTCCGGCGCTTTTTTACCCAGGCCAACATGTCCTACAAGGTGGAGTACACGCAAGCTGTTCAGAATTGAAATTGATCTTGACACAAGCCTTCGCTAACGCGCTGCcaacagaggtggcaaatccaggtccagaaactaaaaaccctgccacagtttggctttagccccaggtgctagctagctagctccctagctagctcccatggtgctcaGTTACCTGCGagggagctagctagatagctccctcgctagcatcaggggctaaagtcaaactgtggcagggtttttactttctggacctggatttgcaaTCTCTGGCTGCCAACCTTATTCCGTCGCTGGTGTCCTATTTGGATGCCCCTGTCGAAGCTTCTCTGATGTGCATCGACACTCTCTGTCATCATTAAAAACAAGGGATTTAAAATTAGTGTCAAATAAAAGCTACCTATCGCACCATCCACAAAGTTTTGTTCAAAGAAAATCACATTACAAACACGATTCCAGATTTATGGTAGAGTTACAAGACAATAGGTTGAGATCTTTGAACACagactacattaaaaaaaagtccagcgCAATCTCATTCTTATTGCTCCACACACCATGAGAAGCTGGTAAATTCTTAACATTGTAACTAAAGAGTATACGACAGTAGCATTATtagccacacaaaaaacatgttattcaCCAAAATACAAAAGGTCATCCAGTCAGGTGACACACTGGCCAGTACATTTTGGGATGACAGACTAAGATTGCACTATTATTGGAGGTGGTTGTTTGCGAGGGGTCAGTTTGCAATAGTACGGGACGGGACGTTCTTCACAGGCAAACCTCCCGTGTCCAACAGTTTGCCAATCTGACATCTTGGAATTCATTTAATTCAGTGAGTATCAACTGTCTAAAGGATGAACTCCacataaacatttttaattctgTCACTTGTGGTGTATTGGTTCCCTCACATGACTGCCTGCATGGAGTGTAGGTTCAGTTCCCACTTAGAGaaggtgtgaatggttgtctttCTCTCACTCAAGAtcaatttatatttgtttttttcttataactaactaactaacttatTTGGAAGTGAAACTCGTTTTCAAAGAATGTGCAATGTTCTTGTGCACATTGTAATGTGCAATGTTTACGTGCCCGTGTCTGGCATTTGTATCCATCCAGAGGGGTTAATGTGTGTAATTAAACATTGTGTTTGACCtctgaggttccactgtatctcCATGCCATGTAAACAGAGTGTATATTGAACCAGGTGGACAATTAAAAGGTTGTTGTTCATTTGGCTGTATTTCAATTGGCTGTATTGGTGGTGGTACCTTTGTACAGGTTGGTGACTGCCGTCGCAGCGTTCTGAAATGGCACCCACAGTGACAGGCCCTGTTGATGACATACTCGATCTGTGGGAGAGATACAAGAGGGCGAAGGGGGTCGTTTGGTTTACCCAGATATGACAAGAGGCCAAACACAAGCTAAAGCTCCAAGAAGCGCAGCAGGTCGAGATGAGGCCATTTTATCTTGGGTGTACAAAGTCACTGGCACCAAAATAAACAGTTAGCGAGCTTGGCAGCAAAGAAAGGAGCCGCACAGCAGCTGAAGTGTCCTCTCAGCAGTAAAGTTGCAAAGCAATGTCAAACATATGTCGGTGGACACAACACGCTCTAAAAATATGGACATCAATCGTCACTACGACCAGACAGCCGTGGCTGGCCGAAAACAAACCAAATTTCATACAGGCGACTAATAATATTCTCGCCATTTTGTGATTGGAATGCTGGCTAAGCTACACGTTGTCTTGATTCGTGTCCATTCAGCAGCTGTCCGGGCGTCTAAATGCGAGCATGTGTGGCGTGCTGATGAACTTTCGTCGCCATTATGCGAGACGTGGAATGTAACGGCGAGGAAAACAGATGGTAACATTGACAGTTCGACAAACTGTCATCTGGGAATGTCGCGTAGATACGATTGTTGTTACCATCGCCATTTTGTAACTAGCTTGGCAAACGACGAGATAGCAAAACGGTCCAACATCGAATCAACAAACTAATGTATTAACACAATACATCAttcctttatttgtttatttaagcAGACGCTGTTATGTTTGCCCAAGAAGCTACAAACAACGGGGCTCTTTCACAGTCTCCCAACTTATGGCCATCAATCAAGTTCATAGTTTATCTTAACGTCTAACACAAAGTTAACATAAATTATGCACTGCTCAGTCAGTTGTGCAAGTTGCTCGGTACATCGGCGAGTCCATTAGAGTTCGaacaatgtgtcaaaatgtcaGTAACGCTGAGCTaagttgctaatcaacaagcTAAAGCGGTCGGCTGACGGTGTGGCGACGCTGTCATCGTGCTAACAATCAGGCACACGAGAAAGCGACGGCTTCAACCTTTGTATAACTGTGCAACGGCGGTGGCAGAGTTCTGAAAAAGGTGCCATAGTTTATCCTGGTCGTTGTCGGCCTCCTCCTCGCTCGGCTCCCTCTGCTCCGCCTCGGCCAAACACTGCCGCTCCCATTTTGAGAACCAGTGCTCGGGTCCGTGTTCCTGGATCTCCGAGTCGCCGTCttcctttttttcctccatgaATACACGGAAAACTGGAGGAAACCGTACTTTTTAGAGATTAAGGTACGTATGTAGACGGTATTTCGAATTGTGTGCGAGTCTGTGAGGAGAATATTAGCGCTTTTACTACTTCGCACTCGATTTTGATCTCGGTGTCTCCACCATTTCCGAAGCTATGCTTAGCCGACTATTTTCTGAGTTGCCGACGTCAGGGATATATACAATCGTGAGCTACCTTGTTGTTTGCTTCGTCCCGCCCCATTGTCGTAAACCTGACGGCGATTGGCCAAATCTAACATAAGAGGCGGGGTTTATCTTCAGCGGCACAAGTCCATTGCGTCTCGCACTTGCCCTTCACTGTGTTGCCACAAAAGAAGCTCCGTGAAATTTCCCCATGTCCAAAGCTTGCAAGAGAGCTCAGCCTTCTCCAAACTACAATGTTACATCTAAATATGGTTACAATTCAATTGATAATGCTCTAAATATACTTACTTTAGAAACTTTCCATGCGTTTTCTTGAATCTTCAATGTGAAGTTATACTGTTCATTTAGCACTCTAATCGCTACTATTtgcaaaaatcaaacaaaatataaacgcaGTATCATTACCAAAAGAAATGACTATGTTTTCTTGCTTTTAATGCGTCGGGTACATACTACGTTTGTAATACTGTATACCATTGATGTCTGTATAcacgcataaaacaaaaaaacgagtgaTTTTCCGAGCAATACACAGTACAACGAGGCGGATGGGGCAATACGAGCATGACGTCACACTCAGGTACAGGACACGTTTAGCTGAAGTTGCCCCTCTTGacaagttaaaaacaaacaagatctGCCTCACGAAGATGGCAAAGCACGACAAGAACGATGGAACGAAGGGTATGCTTATTTTCCAACGCATTTTATTTTAGGTTGTCAAATATTTGTCTATGACACCAGTCCAGGTGAACAATTCCCTGGGATGAATAAGCGAATGAAAGGtgtcattttcatcatttttttttccgcataAAGTTAGCAAGCCTGCATCATATTTTAGATTACAACAAATGGTGTAGCTATATCCCGATGGCAATTCTATCTTTAGTTTATTGCTTATTAACCAATTTAGAGTCAGCAGTGTGGCGATAGCAGCAATTAATCAGATGATTGGAGCATTGTAAAATTTGTGCGCGCACATACGTACTTCTCATAGGCATCATATTTCCTCGCAAACTGACagatggccatttaaaaaatactgttttCACAATGTTCTCGTATAAATAACATAGAAACTTGGACCACGCATGCTAGAACATCACAGACATAAAAGGGCTATATATCAATGCAGATTTCTCGTGGAGGTGTTCGCAAAAGCAgacaaagatgagcacaagCTAACGTAATGACACACATATTCGGACGTTTGTCGCTTACCTTTAGAAGCTGACAAATGAATATGTGTACGATCGCTTCTCAGAATAtcactcgttttttgttttttttcgttttttttttgcgtgagtACCGTAATATGTTTTCACCATGTTTGCGCAAGTGTCACCGGACAGTTTAGACATTTGGGGGTATGGGTGGTAGAGTGACGTGAAATACCGAAATGCACAATAATTGGATATTGTACTAtgtaaaaatgattaaataaataaatacgtaattaaataaataaataaataaataaatgaaaagtaaAAGTGCGCTAAAATACACAGACGCACACAACAaacgcccccccccaccccccccacacacacacacatacacacaatgtACTGAATGAATCAACAAAGAGTAGGcctacattacaaaaaaaataaaaaatagtcaatACTCTTGCGGTCCATTGATGCCATCTCAGACGTTTGGTAGActagtttttatttaacatttatagTAGGCTACGTTTGTTCTTGTAGAACAACAAAGGTGTGCTGTTGCATGAAATAAAGATGAGTACTGTATAGTCAATAGGGCCAATGGTAATACTTTATTTCCATGCATTGAAAACACAGTAATGAAGTAATACAAAAATACAGTGAATCCAATGTCCCACAAAATTTaaaccagtggttctcaaatatTTTTAACGGAGTAGGCCTACCACCTAAAATAATACTTTGGTTAGCTGTTTAAATATCCCCatcatgaccaacattaaaatagtGGCGTAATCAAAAACGAGACGGACGTATTATTCCTGAAAAGTATATTTGATGTAACTGAAGGCCACTGTAACattatttcttatttaaaaCACTAACTCTGTGATAAAAATACCCTTAATGATTCTGATGAAATACAAATGTTATTTAAGTTCAGATTAAATGCAAACCTATTTAATTCAAAAGTTAATAACAAAAGTTTAATTTAACTGAAAGGGTAAACTCAGTACAATTGAACTGTAACTATAGGGCAGTGATTCTCTTTAaaataccactagagggagccagcGTACCGCTAGCGGTACCCGTACAAATAAATTGTCCTTCATTTTTACATGAATAGTCTACTTCCCCCCTCTTTAATAGAGGCTCATGTTTTaagagaaaataattgttttaagtgcttaaaggaaatttaaaatgcaaatgTTGACTATTTCAATCTGATCAGTGTACAATACTctttaaaaaattgcaattatgATAATAATGTTTAAGTAATGATTTAATTAAGAAACCCATTTAAAGTAAAATGCTAATATGACAAAGCAGATGTAAAAGTGCTCATTTCAACATATCTATTTTTTCCAATGTAGCAGAGTAAAGGCGTGCAGCTGTAAttgacccttttttttcttctttttttttattttatttttaattttacgtacttttttccaagtttagcGAAAGATGGTGCTTATTATAACATGCGGGTTTGAGGTGGAAGTGAACCTTTGCTGGGCTGGGCCACTGTTTGGATCTCCATGCGGATGTGACATTTCATAGAAGATTgcggccgccattttgactccAGACTGAGCCTCGCACAAACGGACGGGAGGAGTGTGTGGAGGGCCAGCGCCGCTCAAGTCACAACGCTTGCATGATTACGCACATTCCTCTCGGGGAACGGCATTTCTTTGACGGGAATGCGACGGCTTGCTGGTTTTCGCCATTAGAGACGCTTTCGTGGGGGGGATTGGTTTGGATCGGGGCCGCGGCAACTCTCGTCTCCGCTGACTTCCAAATTAACGTCAGTCCAAGCTATTTCGATTTCCAATCTGGTTTGAATGGATAGCTTTCTCCTCCGCTCTTCCCCAGGCGAGGGACACACGGAGGAGCACACGGACTGGGGATATCGCAGGCAAAGTTGTTGAATGTGTGTCTACGGCAAgagcttttgttttcattgttgtaTCTTTAGCTTTTATTGGCTACCTTCTGTCAGGTAGCTAAGCTAGCTGAAAACCGGCTATTTGTTCCACCAGGTGCGGGTCGTGTTGTTGCTCCACACTTCCCGGTGGAAATCCCGAATAATTTAGCTCCTTTCAGCGGGCCTCCTTCCACGGAGCCCCGAGACTTACTCGCAGCCGACGACAGCCAGCTACTCGCACCCACCAAAGACGTCGAAATTGGGCGAATAGCGAGCAAATACGTCCGCGTTTCTCTACCCGCTCCCCCGCCGACCTCCCCTCCTCACTCCCCTCCTCACTCCCCGGCGCTGACAGCGGACAAGGCCGAGGTCGCAACAGAGCAGGCCCGGCCGCCGAGGCTTGACCGGTCCACACCACCTCCGCATCTTACCACACCTCAGCAGCAGTCCCGAACCAGGTTCGCATCCGAACCGGCCTCGGACGAAGTTGACGGCAGGGAGCTCCGCATCGCAACGATAAACGCTGCCAACAtgaaccaccaccaccaccaccacacgcagcagcagcagcagaaagcCGGCGAGCAGCAGCTCAGTGAACCCGAGGATATGGAAATGGAAGGTTAGTGATTGCACTTGGAAGCATTTGACACATAATGGGCGCCTTTGCGCGAAGTGTGCACGAAGTTGCATCCATGCGATGGGAAGGAGAACTTACCTTACAGTAAACATGAGGGCCAGAGTTAACCGGCTGCGTTTGTGCTGATTGCGCGTCCGTTGCAGCATACTTGCGTGAAGCTGACCTCATTTTGTCTTATAAGCTTGTTAAGTTTGTGTGTTCTTGCATCGCCGTTGTGCTTGAGGATGCCGCAGAATACCTACCACCCAAGCAAGACTTAAATGTCTTATAAAGCATTTATTCGCGTACCAAGAAAGAAGACGTTTCGTTTGATTTAGTGCTTGTTTATTCTAAGTGATCAGTGCGATGGACATATAGTGCTGATGTGCAATTCAGGTGTTTGTAAACAGTGTACTTGTTGGTGTGGTAATTACATGGTAATTGCTGGatataaaacattaacattcaCTGGGGGCTACGGGGTAGGTGGATTTTTGACAGCTTCTGGGCACCAGCGTTCTCTGCTTAAGAGCCCACGAATCGTTTTACATACTCAAACTGTTCAACAACAAGCGCCAGCGTCTCGCTTGATGGTGCGGTAGCGTCATGTTTGGTGACGTGAGTACACAAACGGGGCCTGTGAGGTAGACTCTCGCTTTGGGCGCTCCAAACGCGAAAACAAGTCAACATGTCTATAATCACAATCTTGGTAATATACAGTGTTGTCTGCTTCTGATCATGAATCGATGTGTTAAGCCGGTAAAACATACGGATGATGCTAG encodes:
- the hapstr1a gene encoding HUWE1-associated protein modifying stress responses 1, whose product is MEEKKEDGDSEIQEHGPEHWFSKWERQCLAEAEQREPSEEEADNDQDKLWHLFQNSATAVAQLYKDRVCHQQGLSLWVPFQNAATAVTNLYKESVDAHQRSFDRGIQIGHQRRNKDMLAWVKKRRRTIRREDLISFLCGKAPPHRSSRATTRLAMVAPSRANSPAETGSSVEADLQPFREAIALHGLSGAMASISVRSGPPGSPTHVGGSSSNGGGAGGGASSGSGALCRGRRAGNGLLDVDLNTFISEEMALHLDSSGSASAGGAARKRNSTQCSDVITDSPTHKRNRMI